One window of the Acidimicrobiia bacterium genome contains the following:
- a CDS encoding VOC family protein translates to MPGLRARLFHANINCSDLDRSLAFYRDTVGLTPLVRTTPAHPQPGDAFGLEVAQWDAWILAGAHGLDGVVVDLLEWKTPRPGRGTGEPGFRRLRLGVAPGGALTPGSTVDPDGTPLEIVADASPRVAGVEIGCSALERSRAFYRDVVGLAPVVGSVFADRRGPEAFTVELIESPGPIQPRAANDLGIYRLALLTDDIDTAYRALLAAGVRTCSPPATLDMGPGLPRLRALLFPDLDGTMLELIESPPPAPPATAGDDERR, encoded by the coding sequence GTGCCGGGCCTCCGGGCGCGTCTCTTCCACGCGAACATCAACTGCTCGGACCTCGACCGCTCGCTGGCGTTCTATCGCGACACCGTCGGTCTCACGCCGCTGGTGCGGACGACACCCGCGCATCCCCAGCCGGGCGACGCGTTCGGGCTGGAGGTCGCGCAGTGGGACGCCTGGATCCTGGCCGGGGCTCACGGGCTGGATGGCGTCGTCGTCGACCTGCTCGAGTGGAAGACACCGCGGCCCGGTCGAGGCACCGGTGAGCCGGGCTTCCGACGCCTCCGGCTCGGCGTCGCGCCGGGTGGCGCGCTCACACCGGGGTCGACCGTGGACCCGGACGGGACCCCGCTCGAGATCGTGGCCGACGCCAGCCCTCGCGTGGCCGGCGTCGAGATCGGCTGCTCAGCGCTCGAGCGGTCCCGGGCCTTCTACCGGGACGTGGTCGGGCTGGCGCCGGTCGTCGGGTCCGTCTTCGCCGATCGGCGCGGGCCCGAGGCGTTCACCGTCGAGCTGATCGAGAGTCCCGGGCCCATCCAGCCGCGCGCCGCCAACGACCTCGGGATCTACCGGCTCGCCCTCCTGACCGACGACATCGACACGGCCTACCGCGCCCTGCTCGCCGCCGGGGTCCGCACCTGCTCGCCGCCCGCGACGCTCGACATGGGCCCCGGCCTGCCGCGCCTGCGGGCCCTGCTCTTCCCGGACCTCGACGGCACGATGCTCGAGCTCATCGAGTCGCCACCGCCCGCTCCGCCGGCGACGGCAGGGGACGACGAGCGTCGATGA
- a CDS encoding NADH-ubiquinone oxidoreductase-F iron-sulfur binding region domain-containing protein, whose product MEPNLLLPARPFDSLAEYLAAGGGDGIATARTRGADWVLAELGRSGLRGRGGAGFPAGRKWGSVHDGGAELGDRYVVANGAEGEPGTFKDRPLMRQNPYQVLEGLSIAATVLDAREVFVGVKASFAAEIDALTRAVQEMADADLLCDAPISIVAGPEEYLLGEEKALLEVIEGNDPMPRWLPPYLHGLFTTTPAEGWSPGLGPIESADVTGSNPTLVSNVETLANVPLILSRGADWYRSIGTSQTPGPLICTVVGDVARAGYGEVEPGTRLGAVIEQLGGGVHPGRAVKAMLAGVSNPVLTVDALEAPVSYEGLAAAGSGLGSAGFVVYDDTRSMVAVARMVSRFLYVESCGQCRACKNGCGEVTRRLDAIAEHRGDLHDVETIGERLRGVTDQNRCFLGEEEQRVVSSILRSFPDEFVTAIEGGPSLELLPVPKIVDISDGRVRYDDKQARKQPDWTYVAA is encoded by the coding sequence ATGGAGCCGAACCTCTTGCTCCCGGCGCGCCCGTTCGACTCGCTCGCCGAGTACCTCGCCGCCGGCGGTGGCGACGGCATCGCGACGGCGCGAACGCGCGGCGCCGACTGGGTCCTGGCCGAGCTCGGCCGGTCCGGGCTGCGCGGACGGGGCGGGGCCGGCTTCCCGGCCGGCCGGAAGTGGGGTTCGGTGCACGACGGCGGCGCCGAGCTCGGGGACCGGTACGTGGTCGCCAACGGCGCCGAAGGCGAGCCGGGAACCTTCAAGGACCGGCCGCTCATGCGCCAGAACCCGTACCAGGTGCTCGAAGGGCTCTCGATCGCGGCGACCGTGCTCGACGCCCGGGAGGTTTTCGTCGGGGTCAAGGCCTCGTTCGCGGCCGAGATCGACGCCCTGACCCGGGCCGTCCAGGAGATGGCCGACGCGGATCTCCTGTGCGACGCGCCGATCAGCATCGTGGCCGGACCCGAGGAGTACCTGCTCGGCGAGGAGAAGGCGCTCCTCGAGGTCATCGAGGGCAACGATCCGATGCCTCGGTGGCTCCCGCCGTACCTCCACGGCCTCTTCACCACCACGCCGGCCGAGGGCTGGTCGCCGGGGCTGGGACCGATCGAGTCCGCCGACGTCACGGGCTCGAATCCGACCCTCGTGTCGAACGTCGAGACCCTCGCCAACGTCCCGTTGATCCTGTCGCGAGGAGCCGACTGGTACCGAAGCATCGGCACCAGCCAGACGCCCGGGCCGCTCATCTGCACCGTCGTCGGCGACGTGGCGCGCGCCGGGTACGGCGAGGTCGAGCCGGGCACGAGGCTCGGTGCCGTGATCGAGCAGCTCGGCGGGGGGGTCCATCCCGGCCGAGCCGTGAAGGCGATGCTCGCGGGCGTCTCGAATCCGGTGCTGACCGTCGACGCCCTCGAGGCGCCGGTCAGCTACGAGGGTCTCGCCGCGGCGGGGAGCGGCTTGGGTTCCGCAGGGTTCGTCGTCTACGACGACACCCGGAGCATGGTCGCCGTCGCCCGGATGGTCTCCCGCTTCCTGTACGTGGAGTCCTGCGGCCAGTGTCGAGCCTGCAAGAACGGGTGCGGCGAGGTCACGCGCCGCCTCGACGCGATCGCCGAGCACCGGGGCGATCTCCACGACGTCGAGACCATCGGCGAGCGCCTCCGTGGCGTGACCGACCAGAATCGATGCTTCCTCGGCGAGGAGGAGCAGCGGGTCGTCAGCAGCATCCTGCGCAGCTTCCCGGACGAGTTCGTCACCGCGATCGAGGGTGGGCCCAGTCTCGAGCTCCTCCCCGTCCCGAAGATCGTGGACATCAGCGACGGACGGGTCCGGTACGACGACAAGCAGGCGCGGAAGCAACCCGACTGGACCTACGTGGCCGCCTGA
- a CDS encoding DUF2007 domain-containing protein, with the protein MRGAPNPDGRIVPLASYPSRFEADVVIGLLASNDIPATADYGDGDGWAPHLALATGARVLVFDQDLERARRVLEAASPLADTNDN; encoded by the coding sequence GTGCGCGGGGCCCCGAATCCCGACGGTCGCATCGTCCCGCTGGCGTCGTACCCGTCGCGGTTCGAAGCCGACGTGGTGATCGGGCTCCTGGCCAGCAACGACATCCCGGCGACGGCCGACTACGGCGACGGCGACGGCTGGGCCCCGCACCTGGCGCTCGCCACTGGGGCCCGCGTGCTGGTGTTCGACCAGGACCTCGAGCGGGCCCGTCGGGTGCTCGAGGCGGCGTCCCCGCTCGCCGACACGAACGACAACTAG